One segment of Thermoanaerobacter kivui DNA contains the following:
- a CDS encoding PepSY domain-containing protein yields the protein MNKKLMAYVVTGAMAIGLLGGASYQGIAKAQTNAPAPSAVTSTATMQSNKQNINEQQPMYQGTIKVANPQDNAIDNEKNVKDNEAQDNAQLASLAKITPDQAKAAALKVVPGTVTKVSLDNENGYLVYSVDIKTNTGLVEVKVDAGNGTVLAQDKGQDNEKHEKEKVSEVKKANAPDNDTVQLEQQGKN from the coding sequence ATGAACAAAAAATTAATGGCTTATGTTGTTACAGGGGCAATGGCTATAGGATTACTAGGAGGAGCATCTTATCAAGGAATTGCGAAGGCTCAAACAAATGCTCCTGCTCCTTCAGCTGTGACATCTACTGCTACGATGCAATCTAACAAACAAAACATAAACGAGCAACAACCGATGTATCAGGGCACAATAAAAGTTGCAAATCCTCAAGATAATGCAATAGACAATGAAAAGAATGTAAAAGACAATGAAGCTCAGGATAATGCACAATTAGCTTCTCTTGCTAAAATAACTCCAGATCAAGCAAAGGCAGCAGCATTGAAAGTTGTACCAGGTACAGTGACAAAAGTAAGTCTTGACAACGAAAATGGATATCTTGTATACAGCGTGGACATAAAGACAAATACAGGTTTAGTTGAGGTAAAAGTTGATGCAGGAAATGGTACAGTATTAGCGCAAGACAAAGGTCAAGACAATGAAAAGCATGAAAAAGAAAAGGTAAGCGAAGTTAAAAAAGCAAATGCTCCTGACAACGACACTGTACAACTTGAACAGCAAGGAAAAAACTAA